From one Clostridia bacterium genomic stretch:
- the yqeK gene encoding bis(5'-nucleosyl)-tetraphosphatase (symmetrical) YqeK, translating to MGREVFERIKVGVFGGAFDPVHNEHVRLMETVIERLGLEKLVLLPSGNAPHKRTGTPFDKRVAMLEIATAHIPEVVIDTAEERVETPTYSSEMLPRLREKYGDFVHVIGGDSIVAMPTWHLPQEVMRYPTVVVARGAVDETLEKAVRYAEVTYKADVLVLPVCLDDVSSTAIRLAYRVGKTPDGHDLAEGQKAWDDGGYYPMRNGVCYGVHNYIRSYGLYDEYHAIVNEVPRHISQERWAHSREVALMAVRLNGQLHLPEDKVITAALLHDCMKGATHVYPAVPADARQPGVLHAFNGAEEARYRYGVEDDEILAAIRYHTTGRAGMSDLEKLIYLADYCEATRTFEDAAKVREVALANFEEGFVLAVKKTHDHVHEKGGEICPYGDECYRYYCKE from the coding sequence ATGGGACGTGAAGTGTTCGAGAGAATAAAAGTAGGCGTGTTCGGCGGGGCGTTCGATCCCGTGCACAACGAGCACGTGCGGCTGATGGAGACAGTGATAGAGCGGCTGGGGCTCGAAAAGTTGGTGCTGCTGCCATCGGGCAACGCGCCGCATAAACGAACGGGCACGCCCTTCGACAAGCGGGTGGCTATGCTCGAGATAGCGACCGCGCATATCCCCGAGGTGGTGATAGACACGGCGGAAGAACGAGTGGAAACGCCCACCTACAGCTCGGAAATGCTGCCGAGATTGCGGGAAAAATACGGCGACTTCGTGCACGTCATCGGGGGCGACAGTATCGTCGCCATGCCGACCTGGCATCTGCCGCAAGAGGTGATGCGCTATCCCACCGTGGTGGTGGCGAGAGGCGCGGTCGACGAAACGCTCGAAAAGGCGGTGCGGTATGCAGAGGTGACCTATAAAGCGGACGTCTTGGTGCTGCCCGTATGTCTCGATGATGTGAGTTCCACCGCCATTCGGCTGGCCTATCGCGTGGGCAAAACGCCCGATGGGCACGACCTTGCGGAAGGGCAAAAGGCGTGGGACGATGGCGGGTATTATCCCATGCGAAACGGGGTGTGCTACGGCGTGCATAACTACATTCGTAGTTATGGTTTGTACGACGAGTACCACGCTATCGTCAACGAAGTGCCCCGCCATATCTCCCAAGAACGGTGGGCGCACAGTCGCGAGGTGGCCTTGATGGCCGTGCGGCTCAACGGACAACTGCACCTGCCCGAAGATAAGGTGATAACGGCGGCTCTGTTGCACGATTGCATGAAGGGGGCGACGCACGTCTATCCCGCCGTGCCCGCGGACGCGAGGCAACCGGGCGTGCTGCACGCCTTTAACGGCGCGGAAGAGGCAAGATACCGCTACGGCGTAGAGGACGATGAGATATTGGCGGCTATCCGCTATCACACCACGGGGAGAGCGGGAATGAGCGATCTCGAAAAACTCATTTACCTCGCCGATTACTGCGAGGCGACGCGCACCTTCGAGGACGCCGCCAAAGTGCGGGAGGTCGCCTTGGCGAATTTTGAAGAAGGATTCGTGCTGGCGGTGAAGAAGACGCACGACCACGTGCACGAAAAGGGCGGCGAGATATGCCCCTATGGGGACGAGTGTTATAGGTACTATTGCAAGGAATAG
- the rsfS gene encoding ribosome silencing factor, with product MNSKELARKIAETLADRHITNIVTIDVSEKTAVTNYYVVGTARNATVAKTASDYLQDKLEGENKDGIFAAGKEGEREGRWIVLDYGLVIVHIFHTDLRDFYDFEKLWAEPDGSNVERFMTV from the coding sequence ATGAACTCTAAAGAATTGGCAAGGAAGATCGCGGAGACGTTGGCGGATAGACATATCACCAATATCGTGACCATTGACGTGAGCGAAAAGACCGCGGTGACCAACTACTACGTGGTGGGTACCGCGAGAAACGCGACGGTCGCCAAAACCGCCAGCGATTATTTGCAGGATAAGTTGGAGGGGGAGAATAAGGACGGTATCTTCGCCGCCGGTAAGGAGGGCGAACGCGAAGGACGGTGGATCGTGCTGGATTATGGCTTGGTCATCGTGCATATCTTCCATACCGACCTACGGGATTTCTATGACTTCGAGAAGTTGTGGGCCGAGCCCGACGGGAGCAACGTCGAACGATTTATGACCGTGTAG
- a CDS encoding iron-containing alcohol dehydrogenase produces MNALRKCWCRTYQRVMYVAEFMMPWRKAEVIEGPDSLLRLPALLKERKAAGVLVVTDEFLSKNVLPPFLAKMEEEGVKYALYDKVVPNPSIQCIEDGLKVYQANQCDVVVAVGGGSPMDCAKIIAARSVSKKSVEQMKGLLKINKKLSPFYAVPTTAGTGSEVTLAAVISNPDKNEKYPINDPSLIPGYVVLDPNLTVGLPPHITSTTGMDALTHAVEAYIGRSNTRDTKRDAVDAVKLIFDNILTAYHEGTNLEARGNMQRAAMLAGRAFTRAYVGYVHAIGHALGAFYHIPHGLAMSIILPTMLKAYGKSAYKRLAELADVVGIGGKDDQAKAEAFIARVEAMNAEMQIPQKIGGKFAINEADIPEIVKRADAEANPLYPCPTLFDKDELSAIVFELMEEVKPQES; encoded by the coding sequence ATGAACGCTTTACGAAAATGCTGGTGCAGAACCTATCAACGCGTGATGTACGTCGCGGAGTTTATGATGCCTTGGCGCAAGGCCGAGGTCATCGAAGGGCCGGACAGTCTTCTCCGCTTGCCCGCTCTTCTCAAAGAGCGCAAGGCCGCGGGCGTGCTGGTCGTCACGGATGAATTTTTGTCCAAAAACGTCCTGCCCCCCTTCCTTGCCAAAATGGAAGAGGAAGGCGTCAAATACGCCTTATACGACAAGGTCGTGCCCAATCCCTCCATTCAATGCATCGAGGACGGGCTCAAGGTATACCAAGCCAACCAATGCGACGTGGTCGTGGCGGTAGGCGGCGGCTCGCCCATGGACTGCGCCAAGATCATCGCGGCGCGTTCGGTCAGCAAGAAGTCGGTCGAGCAGATGAAAGGTCTTCTCAAAATCAACAAAAAACTGTCCCCCTTCTACGCGGTACCCACCACGGCGGGCACGGGCAGCGAAGTCACCTTGGCGGCGGTCATTTCCAACCCCGACAAAAACGAGAAGTATCCCATCAACGATCCCAGCCTCATCCCCGGCTACGTCGTATTGGATCCCAACCTTACGGTGGGACTTCCCCCGCACATCACGTCCACTACGGGCATGGACGCGCTTACGCACGCGGTCGAGGCCTACATCGGTCGGTCCAACACGCGGGACACCAAGCGCGACGCCGTTGACGCGGTCAAACTCATTTTCGACAACATTCTCACCGCCTACCACGAGGGCACCAACTTGGAGGCTCGCGGCAATATGCAACGCGCCGCCATGCTTGCCGGTCGCGCGTTCACCCGCGCCTACGTGGGCTACGTACACGCCATCGGTCACGCCTTGGGCGCTTTCTATCACATTCCCCACGGCTTGGCGATGAGCATCATTTTGCCAACCATGCTCAAAGCCTACGGCAAGAGCGCCTACAAGCGCTTGGCCGAGTTGGCGGATGTGGTCGGCATCGGAGGCAAGGACGACCAAGCCAAAGCCGAGGCCTTCATAGCCCGCGTCGAAGCGATGAACGCCGAGATGCAGATCCCCCAAAAGATCGGCGGCAAATTCGCCATCAACGAAGCGGACATTCCCGAGATCGTCAAACGCGCGGACGCCGAGGCCAATCCCCTCTATCCCTGCCCCACCCTATTCGACAAGGACGAGTTGTCCGCCATCGTATTCGAGTTGATGGAAGAGGTCAAACCCCAAGAATCCTGA
- a CDS encoding ECF transporter S component has protein sequence MEEEKKENGAAVREEKSARDASRRNPLEPQAGEIRSECEPEKSDFRRGADAPSANEMETPEAKGIESEPKKGKRKRREYTKKIAVTGVFTALSYGLYLLGKFCKLPFMFPSFFDLQFSELPALIAGFMFGPLWGAAIVVLKCLLKMPLTSTAFVGEGTDIILGLALVVPAALVYRKYKNIRGAVVGVVIGSLALTGVAVLVNRFVSVPFYIRYYFGGNEAVLVKMLTPLFPKITWENFYTYYLTLSVVPFNLLRCLLMCLMTFAVYKRLSRLIKKWVSA, from the coding sequence ATGGAAGAAGAAAAGAAAGAGAACGGGGCCGCAGTGAGGGAGGAGAAATCCGCTCGGGACGCGAGCCGGAGAAATCCGCTTGAACCGCAAGCGGGAGAAATCCGCTCGGAATGCGAGCCGGAGAAATCCGATTTTCGTCGGGGCGCGGACGCACCGAGCGCGAATGAAATGGAGACGCCCGAGGCAAAAGGCATAGAATCCGAGCCAAAGAAGGGAAAGAGAAAGCGGCGGGAATATACCAAGAAGATAGCCGTGACGGGCGTGTTTACGGCGCTGTCCTACGGGTTGTACCTCTTGGGCAAGTTTTGCAAACTGCCCTTTATGTTTCCGTCCTTTTTCGACTTGCAATTCAGCGAGTTGCCCGCCCTCATCGCGGGGTTTATGTTCGGCCCTTTGTGGGGCGCGGCGATCGTCGTGCTGAAATGCCTGTTGAAAATGCCCCTGACCTCTACCGCGTTCGTGGGAGAGGGAACGGATATTATTCTCGGGCTGGCGTTGGTGGTGCCCGCCGCGCTCGTGTACCGCAAGTATAAGAATATACGCGGCGCCGTCGTGGGCGTGGTGATCGGCAGCCTCGCGCTGACGGGGGTGGCCGTACTCGTCAACCGCTTCGTGAGCGTGCCTTTCTATATCCGCTACTACTTCGGCGGCAACGAGGCCGTGCTGGTGAAGATGCTGACGCCGCTCTTCCCGAAAATCACTTGGGAAAACTTCTACACTTACTACCTCACCTTGTCGGTGGTGCCTTTCAACCTCTTGCGGTGCTTGTTGATGTGCTTGATGACTTTCGCAGTGTACAAGAGATTGTCGAGGCTCATAAAGAAGTGGGTGAGCGCGTAG
- the tsaE gene encoding tRNA (adenosine(37)-N6)-threonylcarbamoyltransferase complex ATPase subunit type 1 TsaE produces the protein MEYVSRSVEETYRIAEVLAKSLSGGEVVLLDGDLGAGKTTFVKGLAKALGVEDVVTSPTFTLMNEYKGDKLWLYHFDLYRLDEESAAEMGFEEYFHRPDAVCCIEWNKNECFWGKVIRVCARYAEGEENGRVYVIE, from the coding sequence ATGGAATACGTGTCGAGAAGCGTGGAAGAAACGTATAGGATCGCCGAAGTGCTGGCGAAGAGCCTGTCGGGGGGAGAAGTCGTTCTCCTCGACGGGGATTTGGGCGCGGGAAAAACCACTTTTGTCAAGGGGCTGGCGAAGGCGCTGGGCGTGGAGGACGTGGTGACCAGCCCCACCTTTACGTTGATGAACGAATATAAGGGCGACAAGTTGTGGCTGTATCACTTCGATTTGTACCGCCTGGACGAGGAATCGGCGGCGGAGATGGGCTTCGAGGAGTATTTCCATAGGCCTGACGCGGTGTGCTGTATCGAGTGGAATAAAAACGAATGTTTTTGGGGAAAAGTGATAAGAGTTTGTGCGAGATACGCCGAGGGTGAAGAGAACGGAAGAGTGTACGTAATAGAGTGA
- the tsaB gene encoding tRNA (adenosine(37)-N6)-threonylcarbamoyltransferase complex dimerization subunit type 1 TsaB encodes MSKILIVDTSVRSTLLVAENECAVKVIDRVPAAGENTSKNIIPLVDEALASVGLTMGDLDLVAVAVGPGSFTGLRIGVSVVNAFGTTGVKLLGVNLLEMLLEGEDDQTTAALPSRAGYCYTDKGEMSVEEVAALDRSVGVEGTGAKTVLGREAYASRLHTYVINHAGEAATEPVAPLYLKKSQAERLRENRKDGD; translated from the coding sequence ATGAGTAAGATATTGATAGTGGATACGTCGGTGAGGAGTACGCTCCTTGTGGCGGAGAACGAATGCGCGGTGAAGGTGATCGACAGAGTGCCCGCCGCGGGCGAGAATACGTCCAAGAATATCATTCCCTTGGTGGACGAGGCGTTGGCTTCGGTCGGCTTGACGATGGGGGATCTGGACCTCGTCGCGGTGGCCGTGGGGCCCGGCTCGTTCACGGGGTTGCGCATAGGCGTGAGCGTGGTGAACGCGTTCGGCACGACGGGCGTGAAACTGTTGGGCGTGAATTTGCTCGAAATGCTCCTCGAGGGCGAAGATGACCAAACGACGGCGGCGCTCCCGTCGAGAGCGGGGTATTGTTACACCGACAAAGGGGAGATGAGCGTGGAAGAAGTGGCCGCCCTCGATAGGTCGGTGGGCGTGGAAGGTACGGGCGCGAAAACCGTGCTTGGGCGCGAGGCGTACGCGAGTCGACTGCATACCTACGTAATAAATCACGCGGGGGAAGCCGCGACCGAGCCCGTGGCGCCGTTGTATCTCAAAAAGAGCCAGGCCGAAAGACTGCGCGAGAATAGAAAAGATGGAGATTGA
- the rimI gene encoding ribosomal protein S18-alanine N-acetyltransferase, with product MEIEFRQAVRGDLEELRRIEEACFCDPWTEDMLEEELRTPHSKYALMIVDGEVAGYYSYMHILDEAHILNVAVLPAYQGRGLGSRMMAHLLADLPEDVAAVTLEVREGNAVARHLYEKCGFVAAGIRPKYYMDGENAVIYWYRRSVDC from the coding sequence ATGGAGATTGAGTTTCGGCAAGCCGTGAGGGGGGATCTGGAAGAGTTGCGCCGCATAGAAGAGGCGTGTTTTTGCGACCCCTGGACGGAGGATATGCTGGAAGAGGAGTTGCGGACGCCGCATAGCAAGTACGCATTGATGATCGTGGACGGCGAGGTGGCGGGCTATTACAGCTATATGCACATATTGGACGAGGCGCATATACTGAATGTAGCCGTCCTGCCCGCGTATCAAGGCAGGGGGTTAGGTAGCCGAATGATGGCGCATCTTCTCGCCGATTTGCCCGAGGACGTGGCGGCCGTGACGCTGGAAGTGCGCGAAGGAAACGCGGTGGCTAGGCATCTGTACGAGAAATGCGGATTCGTGGCCGCGGGTATCCGTCCCAAGTATTATATGGACGGGGAGAACGCCGTCATTTATTGGTACCGAAGGAGTGTAGACTGTTAG
- a CDS encoding alpha/beta hydrolase, with product MFALRETPSFCLTAVDFYGFGESPAPSVPVDLQYFADGVDEVMRRYNMEDVVVVAHSFGARVAVRLATQSTRIAGLVLVGAAGMKPRRTARYYLRIARAKWYALWGLPRPQGSADYEATSGAERRTFVNIIHTYQEKEVREIRVPVLLVWGTADRETPPYMLRRYERLLRNSRTVLFEGRGHFCFAEEPQRFDAIVKEFALCTTAGENPSAECGEIRGNASGKIRSAAREKSALTASGRNLPAAGGGRPDGANDHSLHEGRGANGEEGES from the coding sequence GTGTTTGCCTTGCGGGAAACCCCATCTTTTTGTTTGACCGCCGTGGATTTCTACGGATTCGGCGAAAGCCCCGCGCCCTCGGTGCCCGTGGATCTGCAATACTTCGCGGACGGGGTGGACGAGGTGATGCGCCGCTACAATATGGAAGACGTGGTGGTGGTAGCCCATTCCTTCGGCGCGCGGGTGGCCGTGCGTTTGGCGACGCAATCTACGCGCATAGCGGGGTTGGTGCTGGTGGGCGCGGCGGGTATGAAGCCGAGGCGCACCGCGCGGTATTATCTGCGCATCGCAAGAGCCAAGTGGTATGCGCTGTGGGGATTGCCCCGCCCGCAGGGAAGCGCGGACTACGAAGCTACCTCGGGCGCGGAACGGCGGACTTTTGTGAACATCATCCATACCTATCAGGAAAAAGAGGTGCGCGAAATACGCGTGCCCGTCCTCTTGGTGTGGGGGACGGCCGATAGGGAAACGCCCCCGTATATGCTACGGCGGTACGAGCGACTGCTACGGAATAGCCGAACCGTGCTATTTGAGGGGCGGGGGCATTTTTGCTTTGCGGAAGAGCCGCAACGATTCGACGCCATCGTGAAAGAGTTTGCGCTGTGCACCACCGCGGGGGAGAACCCCTCTGCGGAATGCGGTGAAATCCGAGGCAATGCCTCGGGAAAAATCCGTTCTGCCGCACGGGAGAAATCCGCTCTGACCGCGAGCGGGAGAAATCTGCCTGCGGCGGGAGGCGGACGCCCCGATGGGGCGAACGATCATTCGCTGCACGAAGGTCGCGGCGCAAATGGAGAAGAGGGCGAGTCATGA
- a CDS encoding UDP-N-acetylmuramoyl-tripeptide--D-alanyl-D-alanine ligase — protein MRIAAVLVSYALAVLALAPYLDGVQRNRYKPLGRVRKGWPWVDLAIAVYALALSASAWLWWPDEKWVGAYVLAAFLPETVWLAVRIKGVRPRLSARFWRLYAVAAALLAAPMACALVKAEYVYWWGVCGTMGYLVAAVAAGICYPLETRRNRRFEKREAETLAKSNACLIGVTGSAGKTTVKRLIVSALGEGAYATKGNYNTPIGIALSIREMPAGTKWFVAEMGVGKPDDMKELLALYRPKVGVVTCVLPQHTAKFDRVEDIRQEKCRLLDQVEWGICHTSVGYPAHATFGEGGDWWAENVRLDKEGVSLTVCNRRERADVRLPLPGRQNVDNALCAYAVARHLGATPEEIRARWATVKGEPHRLEVKKNARGVWIVDDGYNCNIRGAEYALEYLRLYEGRKVVATSGIDESDDKLGLNVRLGEMIAQTADVAVIVGDRYEKELRQGLGGYVPVYSVPNTEKSVALYAGLLREGDVLLIMADYKE, from the coding sequence ATGAGGATCGCGGCGGTATTGGTGAGTTACGCGCTGGCGGTCTTGGCGTTGGCGCCCTACCTCGACGGGGTGCAACGGAATAGGTATAAGCCGCTCGGGCGTGTGCGGAAAGGTTGGCCGTGGGTGGACCTTGCCATTGCCGTGTACGCCCTCGCGTTGAGCGCGTCGGCGTGGTTGTGGTGGCCCGACGAGAAGTGGGTGGGCGCGTATGTCTTGGCCGCTTTTCTGCCCGAGACCGTGTGGCTGGCGGTGCGGATAAAGGGGGTACGTCCGAGGCTATCCGCGCGTTTTTGGCGATTGTACGCGGTGGCGGCGGCGCTATTGGCGGCCCCGATGGCGTGCGCGCTCGTCAAAGCCGAATACGTCTATTGGTGGGGCGTGTGCGGGACGATGGGGTACCTCGTGGCGGCGGTGGCGGCGGGAATATGCTATCCCTTGGAAACTCGCCGTAACAGACGATTTGAAAAGAGAGAAGCCGAGACGCTCGCCAAATCGAACGCGTGCCTTATCGGGGTGACGGGCTCGGCGGGCAAGACCACGGTGAAGCGGTTGATCGTATCGGCCCTCGGCGAAGGGGCTTACGCCACCAAAGGAAATTACAATACGCCCATAGGGATTGCCTTGTCCATTCGCGAAATGCCCGCGGGGACCAAGTGGTTCGTCGCCGAAATGGGGGTGGGAAAACCCGACGATATGAAAGAGTTGCTGGCGTTGTATCGCCCCAAAGTGGGGGTGGTGACCTGCGTATTGCCCCAGCACACCGCCAAATTCGACCGCGTGGAGGACATACGGCAGGAAAAGTGCCGATTGCTGGACCAAGTGGAGTGGGGTATATGCCATACGTCCGTGGGGTATCCCGCGCACGCGACCTTCGGCGAGGGGGGCGATTGGTGGGCGGAAAACGTGCGATTGGACAAAGAAGGCGTGTCCTTGACCGTGTGCAATCGTCGGGAACGGGCGGACGTGCGCTTGCCCTTGCCCGGACGGCAAAACGTGGATAACGCCCTGTGCGCCTACGCCGTGGCGCGACACCTCGGCGCAACCCCCGAAGAGATACGGGCGCGGTGGGCGACGGTGAAAGGAGAGCCGCACCGCCTGGAAGTGAAGAAGAACGCGCGCGGCGTGTGGATAGTGGACGACGGGTACAACTGCAATATACGGGGCGCGGAATACGCGTTGGAATATCTGCGTCTGTACGAGGGGCGCAAAGTGGTGGCGACGAGCGGCATTGACGAGAGCGACGACAAGTTGGGGCTCAACGTGCGCTTGGGTGAGATGATCGCGCAAACGGCCGACGTGGCGGTGATCGTGGGCGACCGATATGAAAAGGAATTGCGGCAGGGATTGGGGGGATACGTGCCCGTCTATTCGGTGCCGAATACCGAAAAAAGCGTGGCCTTGTACGCGGGATTGCTGCGGGAAGGCGACGTGCTGTTGATCATGGCCGATTACAAGGAATAG
- a CDS encoding ATP-grasp domain-containing protein, with protein MRNILMVYGGRSYEHDVSVISAVQIGELWTGEDRLVPVYMREGELWLVKDWKKYAAYTGKVKGKRATWAKGGLKVGGTYLRAAAALLVTHGGEGEDGTLEAVLDYYQVPYTACDTLTSAVCMDKIWCKRVLAGLGFPVVDGGEAKEGVTPPLPVVCKPARLGSSIGVGVARTEEMYRNALAQAAAYDDRVLWERYVEGAKEYNQAALWDGNEIRLSAIERPAYGGDTYTFGEKYMRECAHELPAALADELREEIEKTTREVYGALGMRGVVRVDYLYDGEKLYVNEINTIPGSLSFRLFAAVGMPVARLTEVLVENARCAKEPKAKYGELLGELVGTYK; from the coding sequence ATGCGGAATATTTTGATGGTGTACGGCGGAAGGTCGTACGAACACGACGTGAGCGTGATAAGCGCCGTGCAGATAGGCGAATTGTGGACGGGTGAAGACCGCTTGGTGCCCGTGTATATGCGCGAGGGCGAACTGTGGCTGGTGAAAGACTGGAAGAAATACGCCGCCTATACGGGCAAAGTGAAAGGCAAGAGGGCGACCTGGGCGAAGGGCGGCCTGAAAGTGGGCGGCACCTATCTTCGGGCGGCGGCCGCCTTGCTCGTGACGCACGGAGGCGAGGGAGAGGACGGCACATTAGAGGCGGTGCTCGATTATTATCAAGTCCCCTATACCGCGTGCGATACCCTCACGTCCGCCGTGTGTATGGATAAGATATGGTGTAAGCGCGTGCTGGCCGGGTTGGGCTTCCCCGTTGTGGATGGCGGCGAGGCGAAAGAGGGCGTGACGCCCCCTTTGCCCGTGGTGTGCAAACCCGCGAGATTGGGCTCGAGTATAGGCGTTGGGGTGGCGCGAACGGAAGAGATGTACCGCAACGCGTTGGCGCAGGCCGCCGCCTACGACGATAGAGTGCTGTGGGAACGCTACGTCGAAGGGGCGAAGGAATATAATCAGGCCGCTCTTTGGGACGGGAACGAAATACGCCTGAGCGCCATTGAGCGTCCCGCCTATGGGGGCGATACGTACACCTTTGGGGAAAAATATATGCGGGAGTGCGCCCACGAGTTGCCCGCGGCGTTGGCGGACGAACTGCGGGAGGAAATAGAGAAGACCACCCGCGAAGTGTACGGGGCGCTCGGTATGCGGGGCGTGGTGCGCGTGGATTACCTCTACGACGGAGAAAAATTGTACGTCAACGAGATCAATACCATCCCCGGCTCCTTGTCTTTCCGCTTATTTGCGGCGGTGGGAATGCCCGTCGCGCGGTTGACGGAAGTGCTGGTGGAGAACGCGCGGTGCGCGAAAGAACCCAAGGCAAAATACGGGGAATTGCTGGGAGAATTGGTGGGAACGTACAAGTAG
- a CDS encoding type II secretion system protein, producing MKRYLAHLHRRGFTLVELVVVIAIMAILAGTVTSAVIGIAKSVKDNNNKDAVRNYFAMAKAALDQINSGVSIYSNGTFTTTADIATLMRRTTGSEPKMVYRVEDTQNAEKNRPFPTDDAGYYVFVRFADPALTYPVTSSSMVDDANRKFFVDAVYYVSDKVCYGVSRSSVEVSVTR from the coding sequence ATGAAACGTTATCTTGCCCACTTGCACCGCAGAGGTTTCACCCTCGTCGAACTCGTCGTAGTCATTGCGATTATGGCGATTTTGGCAGGTACGGTCACTTCCGCCGTCATCGGCATTGCCAAGTCGGTCAAGGACAACAACAACAAAGACGCCGTGCGCAATTATTTCGCCATGGCCAAGGCGGCGTTGGACCAAATCAATTCGGGCGTTTCCATCTATTCCAACGGCACCTTCACCACCACGGCGGACATCGCCACTTTGATGCGGCGCACCACGGGTTCGGAGCCGAAAATGGTCTACCGCGTCGAGGACACCCAAAACGCCGAGAAGAATCGGCCTTTCCCCACCGACGACGCGGGATACTACGTGTTTGTGCGCTTCGCAGATCCCGCCCTCACCTATCCCGTCACGTCCTCGTCTATGGTGGACGACGCCAACCGCAAGTTTTTCGTAGACGCCGTCTACTACGTTTCAGACAAGGTCTGCTACGGCGTTTCCCGCTCTTCCGTCGAAGTTTCCGTCACGCGGTAA